The Lemur catta isolate mLemCat1 chromosome 8, mLemCat1.pri, whole genome shotgun sequence genome has a segment encoding these proteins:
- the BIN1 gene encoding myc box-dependent-interacting protein 1 isoform X3, translating to MMRKVLQKLGKADETKDEQFEQCVQNFNKQLTEGTRLQKDLRTYLASVKAMHEASKKLNECLQEVYEPDWPGRDEANKIAENNDLLWMDYHQKLVDQALLTMDTYLGQFPDIKSRIAKRGRKLVDYDSARHHFESLQTAKKKDEAKIAKPVSLLEKAAPQWCQGKLQAHLVAQTNLLRNQAEEELIKAQKVFEEMNVDLQEELPSLWNSRVGFYVNTFQSIAGLEENFHKEMSKLNQSLNDVLVSLEKQHGSNTFTVKAQPRKKTKLFSRLRRKKNSDNAPAKGNKSPSPPPDGSPAATPEIRVNHEPEPAGGAAPGATLPKSPSQLRKGPPVPPPPKHTPSKEVKQEQILSLFEDTFVPEISVTTPSQPTEGPAGSLPSGEPSAAEGTFAVAWPSQTAEPGTAQPAEASEVAGGTQPAAGAQEPGETAASEAASSSLPAVVVETFPATVNGTVEGGSGAGRLDLPPGFMFKVQAQHDYTATDTDELQLKAGDVVLVIPFQNPEEQDEGWLMGVKESDWNQHKELEKCRGVFPENFTERVQ from the exons GTCCTCCAGAAGCTGGGGAAGGCGGATGAGACAAAGGACGAGCAGTTTGAACAGTGTGTCCAGAACTTCAACAAGCAGCTG ACCGAGGGTACCCGGCTGCAGAAGGATCTCCGGACTTACCTGGCCTCTGTGAAAG CCATGCACGAGGCCTCCAAGAAGCTGAACGAGTGTCTGCAGGAGGTGTACGAGCCCGACTGGCCTGGCAGGGATGAGGCAAACAAGATCGCAGAG AACAACGACCTGCTGTGGATGGATTACCACCAGAAGCTGGTGGACCAGGCGCTGCTGACCATGGACACGTACCTGGGCCAGTTCCCTGACATCAAG TCACGCATCGCCAAGCGGGGGCGCAAGCTGGTGGACTACGACAGTGCCCGGCACCATTTTGAGTCCCTTCAAACGGCTAAAAAGAAGGATGAAGCCAAAATCGCCAAG CCTGTCTCGCTGCTTGAGAAAGCCGCCCCCCAGTGGTGCCAAGGCAAACTGCAGGCTCATCTCGTAGCTCAAACTAACCTGCTCCGAAATCAG GCCGAGGAGGAGCTCATCAAAGCCCAGAAGGTGTTTGAGGAGATGAATGTGGATCTGCAGGAGGAGCTGCCTTCCCTGTGGAACAG ccGCGTGGGGTTCTATGTCAACACATTTCAGAGCATTGCTGGTCTGGAGGAAAACTTTCACAAGGAGATGAGTAAG CTCAACCAGAGTCTCAACGATGTGCTGGTCAGCCTGGAGAAGCAGCACGGGAGCAACACCTTCACTGTCAAGGCCCAGCCCAG aaagaaaactaaactgTTCTCCCGGCTGCGTAGAAAGAAGAACAG TGACAACGCCCCTGCAAAAGGAAACAAGAGCCCCTCGCCTCCGCCCGATGGCTCCCCTGCCGCCACCCCCGAGATCAGAGTCAACCACGAGCCAGAGCCTGCTGGGGGGGCTGCCCCTGGGGCTACCCTCCCCAAGTCCCCGTCTCAG CTCCGGAAAGGCCCACCAGTCCCTCCGCCTCCCAAACACACCCCGTCCAAGGAGGTCAAGCAGGAGCAGATCCTCAGCCTGTTTGAGGACACGTTTGTCCCTGAGATCAGCGTGACCACCCCCTCCCAG CCCACAGAGGGTCCAGCTGGCAGCTTGCCTTCCGGGGAGCCCAGTGCTGCTGAGGGCACCTTTGCTGTGGCCTGGCCCAGCCAGACGGCCGAGCCGGGGACTGCCCAA CCAGCAGAGGCCTCAGAGGTGGCGGGTGGGACCCAACCTgcggctggagcccaggagcccgGGGAGACAGCGGCAAGTGAAGCAGCTTCC AGCTCTCTTCCTGCTGTCGTCGTGGAGACCTTCCCAGCAACTGTGAACGGCACTGTGGAGGGTGGCAGCGGGGCTGGGCGCTTGGACCTGCCCCCGGGCTTCATGTTCAAG gtgCAGGCCCAGCACGACTACACGGCCACAGACACGGACGAGCTGCAGCTCAAGGCTGGCGACGTGGTGCTGGTGATCCCCTTCCAGAACCCGGAAGAGCAG GATGAAGGCTGGCTCATGGGTGTGAAGGAGAGCGACTGGAACCAGCACAAGGAGCTGGAGAAGTGCCGCGGTGTCTTCCCTGAGAACTTCACCGAGCGGGTGCAGTGA
- the BIN1 gene encoding myc box-dependent-interacting protein 1 isoform X7, producing MAEMGSKGVTAGKIASNVQKKLTRAQEKVLQKLGKADETKDEQFEQCVQNFNKQLTEGTRLQKDLRTYLASVKAMHEASKKLNECLQEVYEPDWPGRDEANKIAENNDLLWMDYHQKLVDQALLTMDTYLGQFPDIKSRIAKRGRKLVDYDSARHHFESLQTAKKKDEAKIAKAEEELIKAQKVFEEMNVDLQEELPSLWNSRVGFYVNTFQSIAGLEENFHKEMSKLNQSLNDVLVSLEKQHGSNTFTVKAQPSDNAPAKGNKSPSPPPDGSPAATPEIRVNHEPEPAGGAAPGATLPKSPSQLRKGPPVPPPPKHTPSKEVKQEQILSLFEDTFVPEISVTTPSQPTEGPAGSLPSGEPSAAEGTFAVAWPSQTAEPGTAQPAEASEVAGGTQPAAGAQEPGETAASEAASSSLPAVVVETFPATVNGTVEGGSGAGRLDLPPGFMFKVQAQHDYTATDTDELQLKAGDVVLVIPFQNPEEQDEGWLMGVKESDWNQHKELEKCRGVFPENFTERVQ from the exons GTCCTCCAGAAGCTGGGGAAGGCGGATGAGACAAAGGACGAGCAGTTTGAACAGTGTGTCCAGAACTTCAACAAGCAGCTG ACCGAGGGTACCCGGCTGCAGAAGGATCTCCGGACTTACCTGGCCTCTGTGAAAG CCATGCACGAGGCCTCCAAGAAGCTGAACGAGTGTCTGCAGGAGGTGTACGAGCCCGACTGGCCTGGCAGGGATGAGGCAAACAAGATCGCAGAG AACAACGACCTGCTGTGGATGGATTACCACCAGAAGCTGGTGGACCAGGCGCTGCTGACCATGGACACGTACCTGGGCCAGTTCCCTGACATCAAG TCACGCATCGCCAAGCGGGGGCGCAAGCTGGTGGACTACGACAGTGCCCGGCACCATTTTGAGTCCCTTCAAACGGCTAAAAAGAAGGATGAAGCCAAAATCGCCAAG GCCGAGGAGGAGCTCATCAAAGCCCAGAAGGTGTTTGAGGAGATGAATGTGGATCTGCAGGAGGAGCTGCCTTCCCTGTGGAACAG ccGCGTGGGGTTCTATGTCAACACATTTCAGAGCATTGCTGGTCTGGAGGAAAACTTTCACAAGGAGATGAGTAAG CTCAACCAGAGTCTCAACGATGTGCTGGTCAGCCTGGAGAAGCAGCACGGGAGCAACACCTTCACTGTCAAGGCCCAGCCCAG TGACAACGCCCCTGCAAAAGGAAACAAGAGCCCCTCGCCTCCGCCCGATGGCTCCCCTGCCGCCACCCCCGAGATCAGAGTCAACCACGAGCCAGAGCCTGCTGGGGGGGCTGCCCCTGGGGCTACCCTCCCCAAGTCCCCGTCTCAG CTCCGGAAAGGCCCACCAGTCCCTCCGCCTCCCAAACACACCCCGTCCAAGGAGGTCAAGCAGGAGCAGATCCTCAGCCTGTTTGAGGACACGTTTGTCCCTGAGATCAGCGTGACCACCCCCTCCCAG CCCACAGAGGGTCCAGCTGGCAGCTTGCCTTCCGGGGAGCCCAGTGCTGCTGAGGGCACCTTTGCTGTGGCCTGGCCCAGCCAGACGGCCGAGCCGGGGACTGCCCAA CCAGCAGAGGCCTCAGAGGTGGCGGGTGGGACCCAACCTgcggctggagcccaggagcccgGGGAGACAGCGGCAAGTGAAGCAGCTTCC AGCTCTCTTCCTGCTGTCGTCGTGGAGACCTTCCCAGCAACTGTGAACGGCACTGTGGAGGGTGGCAGCGGGGCTGGGCGCTTGGACCTGCCCCCGGGCTTCATGTTCAAG gtgCAGGCCCAGCACGACTACACGGCCACAGACACGGACGAGCTGCAGCTCAAGGCTGGCGACGTGGTGCTGGTGATCCCCTTCCAGAACCCGGAAGAGCAG GATGAAGGCTGGCTCATGGGTGTGAAGGAGAGCGACTGGAACCAGCACAAGGAGCTGGAGAAGTGCCGCGGTGTCTTCCCTGAGAACTTCACCGAGCGGGTGCAGTGA
- the BIN1 gene encoding myc box-dependent-interacting protein 1 isoform X22 codes for MMRKVLQKLGKADETKDEQFEQCVQNFNKQLTEGTRLQKDLRTYLASVKAMHEASKKLNECLQEVYEPDWPGRDEANKIAENNDLLWMDYHQKLVDQALLTMDTYLGQFPDIKSRIAKRGRKLVDYDSARHHFESLQTAKKKDEAKIAKAEEELIKAQKVFEEMNVDLQEELPSLWNSRVGFYVNTFQSIAGLEENFHKEMSKLNQSLNDVLVSLEKQHGSNTFTVKAQPSDNAPAKGNKSPSPPPDGSPAATPEIRVNHEPEPAGGAAPGATLPKSPSQSSLPAVVVETFPATVNGTVEGGSGAGRLDLPPGFMFKVQAQHDYTATDTDELQLKAGDVVLVIPFQNPEEQDEGWLMGVKESDWNQHKELEKCRGVFPENFTERVQ; via the exons GTCCTCCAGAAGCTGGGGAAGGCGGATGAGACAAAGGACGAGCAGTTTGAACAGTGTGTCCAGAACTTCAACAAGCAGCTG ACCGAGGGTACCCGGCTGCAGAAGGATCTCCGGACTTACCTGGCCTCTGTGAAAG CCATGCACGAGGCCTCCAAGAAGCTGAACGAGTGTCTGCAGGAGGTGTACGAGCCCGACTGGCCTGGCAGGGATGAGGCAAACAAGATCGCAGAG AACAACGACCTGCTGTGGATGGATTACCACCAGAAGCTGGTGGACCAGGCGCTGCTGACCATGGACACGTACCTGGGCCAGTTCCCTGACATCAAG TCACGCATCGCCAAGCGGGGGCGCAAGCTGGTGGACTACGACAGTGCCCGGCACCATTTTGAGTCCCTTCAAACGGCTAAAAAGAAGGATGAAGCCAAAATCGCCAAG GCCGAGGAGGAGCTCATCAAAGCCCAGAAGGTGTTTGAGGAGATGAATGTGGATCTGCAGGAGGAGCTGCCTTCCCTGTGGAACAG ccGCGTGGGGTTCTATGTCAACACATTTCAGAGCATTGCTGGTCTGGAGGAAAACTTTCACAAGGAGATGAGTAAG CTCAACCAGAGTCTCAACGATGTGCTGGTCAGCCTGGAGAAGCAGCACGGGAGCAACACCTTCACTGTCAAGGCCCAGCCCAG TGACAACGCCCCTGCAAAAGGAAACAAGAGCCCCTCGCCTCCGCCCGATGGCTCCCCTGCCGCCACCCCCGAGATCAGAGTCAACCACGAGCCAGAGCCTGCTGGGGGGGCTGCCCCTGGGGCTACCCTCCCCAAGTCCCCGTCTCAG AGCTCTCTTCCTGCTGTCGTCGTGGAGACCTTCCCAGCAACTGTGAACGGCACTGTGGAGGGTGGCAGCGGGGCTGGGCGCTTGGACCTGCCCCCGGGCTTCATGTTCAAG gtgCAGGCCCAGCACGACTACACGGCCACAGACACGGACGAGCTGCAGCTCAAGGCTGGCGACGTGGTGCTGGTGATCCCCTTCCAGAACCCGGAAGAGCAG GATGAAGGCTGGCTCATGGGTGTGAAGGAGAGCGACTGGAACCAGCACAAGGAGCTGGAGAAGTGCCGCGGTGTCTTCCCTGAGAACTTCACCGAGCGGGTGCAGTGA
- the BIN1 gene encoding myc box-dependent-interacting protein 1 isoform X6, whose amino-acid sequence MAEMGSKGVTAGKIASNVQKKLTRAQEKVLQKLGKADETKDEQFEQCVQNFNKQLTEGTRLQKDLRTYLASVKAMHEASKKLNECLQEVYEPDWPGRDEANKIAENNDLLWMDYHQKLVDQALLTMDTYLGQFPDIKSRIAKRGRKLVDYDSARHHFESLQTAKKKDEAKIAKPVSLLEKAAPQWCQGKLQAHLVAQTNLLRNQAEEELIKAQKVFEEMNVDLQEELPSLWNSRVGFYVNTFQSIAGLEENFHKEMSKLNQSLNDVLVSLEKQHGSNTFTVKAQPRKKTKLFSRLRRKKNSDNAPAKGNKSPSPPPDGSPAATPEIRVNHEPEPAGGAAPGATLPKSPSQPTEGPAGSLPSGEPSAAEGTFAVAWPSQTAEPGTAQPAEASEVAGGTQPAAGAQEPGETAASEAASSSLPAVVVETFPATVNGTVEGGSGAGRLDLPPGFMFKVQAQHDYTATDTDELQLKAGDVVLVIPFQNPEEQDEGWLMGVKESDWNQHKELEKCRGVFPENFTERVQ is encoded by the exons GTCCTCCAGAAGCTGGGGAAGGCGGATGAGACAAAGGACGAGCAGTTTGAACAGTGTGTCCAGAACTTCAACAAGCAGCTG ACCGAGGGTACCCGGCTGCAGAAGGATCTCCGGACTTACCTGGCCTCTGTGAAAG CCATGCACGAGGCCTCCAAGAAGCTGAACGAGTGTCTGCAGGAGGTGTACGAGCCCGACTGGCCTGGCAGGGATGAGGCAAACAAGATCGCAGAG AACAACGACCTGCTGTGGATGGATTACCACCAGAAGCTGGTGGACCAGGCGCTGCTGACCATGGACACGTACCTGGGCCAGTTCCCTGACATCAAG TCACGCATCGCCAAGCGGGGGCGCAAGCTGGTGGACTACGACAGTGCCCGGCACCATTTTGAGTCCCTTCAAACGGCTAAAAAGAAGGATGAAGCCAAAATCGCCAAG CCTGTCTCGCTGCTTGAGAAAGCCGCCCCCCAGTGGTGCCAAGGCAAACTGCAGGCTCATCTCGTAGCTCAAACTAACCTGCTCCGAAATCAG GCCGAGGAGGAGCTCATCAAAGCCCAGAAGGTGTTTGAGGAGATGAATGTGGATCTGCAGGAGGAGCTGCCTTCCCTGTGGAACAG ccGCGTGGGGTTCTATGTCAACACATTTCAGAGCATTGCTGGTCTGGAGGAAAACTTTCACAAGGAGATGAGTAAG CTCAACCAGAGTCTCAACGATGTGCTGGTCAGCCTGGAGAAGCAGCACGGGAGCAACACCTTCACTGTCAAGGCCCAGCCCAG aaagaaaactaaactgTTCTCCCGGCTGCGTAGAAAGAAGAACAG TGACAACGCCCCTGCAAAAGGAAACAAGAGCCCCTCGCCTCCGCCCGATGGCTCCCCTGCCGCCACCCCCGAGATCAGAGTCAACCACGAGCCAGAGCCTGCTGGGGGGGCTGCCCCTGGGGCTACCCTCCCCAAGTCCCCGTCTCAG CCCACAGAGGGTCCAGCTGGCAGCTTGCCTTCCGGGGAGCCCAGTGCTGCTGAGGGCACCTTTGCTGTGGCCTGGCCCAGCCAGACGGCCGAGCCGGGGACTGCCCAA CCAGCAGAGGCCTCAGAGGTGGCGGGTGGGACCCAACCTgcggctggagcccaggagcccgGGGAGACAGCGGCAAGTGAAGCAGCTTCC AGCTCTCTTCCTGCTGTCGTCGTGGAGACCTTCCCAGCAACTGTGAACGGCACTGTGGAGGGTGGCAGCGGGGCTGGGCGCTTGGACCTGCCCCCGGGCTTCATGTTCAAG gtgCAGGCCCAGCACGACTACACGGCCACAGACACGGACGAGCTGCAGCTCAAGGCTGGCGACGTGGTGCTGGTGATCCCCTTCCAGAACCCGGAAGAGCAG GATGAAGGCTGGCTCATGGGTGTGAAGGAGAGCGACTGGAACCAGCACAAGGAGCTGGAGAAGTGCCGCGGTGTCTTCCCTGAGAACTTCACCGAGCGGGTGCAGTGA
- the BIN1 gene encoding myc box-dependent-interacting protein 1 isoform X20, whose protein sequence is MAEMGSKGVTAGKIASNVQKKLTRAQEKVLQKLGKADETKDEQFEQCVQNFNKQLTEGTRLQKDLRTYLASVKAMHEASKKLNECLQEVYEPDWPGRDEANKIAENNDLLWMDYHQKLVDQALLTMDTYLGQFPDIKSRIAKRGRKLVDYDSARHHFESLQTAKKKDEAKIAKAEEELIKAQKVFEEMNVDLQEELPSLWNSRVGFYVNTFQSIAGLEENFHKEMSKLNQSLNDVLVSLEKQHGSNTFTVKAQPRKKTKLFSRLRRKKNSDNAPAKGNKSPSPPPDGSPAATPEIRVNHEPEPAGGAAPGATLPKSPSQSSLPAVVVETFPATVNGTVEGGSGAGRLDLPPGFMFKVQAQHDYTATDTDELQLKAGDVVLVIPFQNPEEQDEGWLMGVKESDWNQHKELEKCRGVFPENFTERVQ, encoded by the exons GTCCTCCAGAAGCTGGGGAAGGCGGATGAGACAAAGGACGAGCAGTTTGAACAGTGTGTCCAGAACTTCAACAAGCAGCTG ACCGAGGGTACCCGGCTGCAGAAGGATCTCCGGACTTACCTGGCCTCTGTGAAAG CCATGCACGAGGCCTCCAAGAAGCTGAACGAGTGTCTGCAGGAGGTGTACGAGCCCGACTGGCCTGGCAGGGATGAGGCAAACAAGATCGCAGAG AACAACGACCTGCTGTGGATGGATTACCACCAGAAGCTGGTGGACCAGGCGCTGCTGACCATGGACACGTACCTGGGCCAGTTCCCTGACATCAAG TCACGCATCGCCAAGCGGGGGCGCAAGCTGGTGGACTACGACAGTGCCCGGCACCATTTTGAGTCCCTTCAAACGGCTAAAAAGAAGGATGAAGCCAAAATCGCCAAG GCCGAGGAGGAGCTCATCAAAGCCCAGAAGGTGTTTGAGGAGATGAATGTGGATCTGCAGGAGGAGCTGCCTTCCCTGTGGAACAG ccGCGTGGGGTTCTATGTCAACACATTTCAGAGCATTGCTGGTCTGGAGGAAAACTTTCACAAGGAGATGAGTAAG CTCAACCAGAGTCTCAACGATGTGCTGGTCAGCCTGGAGAAGCAGCACGGGAGCAACACCTTCACTGTCAAGGCCCAGCCCAG aaagaaaactaaactgTTCTCCCGGCTGCGTAGAAAGAAGAACAG TGACAACGCCCCTGCAAAAGGAAACAAGAGCCCCTCGCCTCCGCCCGATGGCTCCCCTGCCGCCACCCCCGAGATCAGAGTCAACCACGAGCCAGAGCCTGCTGGGGGGGCTGCCCCTGGGGCTACCCTCCCCAAGTCCCCGTCTCAG AGCTCTCTTCCTGCTGTCGTCGTGGAGACCTTCCCAGCAACTGTGAACGGCACTGTGGAGGGTGGCAGCGGGGCTGGGCGCTTGGACCTGCCCCCGGGCTTCATGTTCAAG gtgCAGGCCCAGCACGACTACACGGCCACAGACACGGACGAGCTGCAGCTCAAGGCTGGCGACGTGGTGCTGGTGATCCCCTTCCAGAACCCGGAAGAGCAG GATGAAGGCTGGCTCATGGGTGTGAAGGAGAGCGACTGGAACCAGCACAAGGAGCTGGAGAAGTGCCGCGGTGTCTTCCCTGAGAACTTCACCGAGCGGGTGCAGTGA
- the BIN1 gene encoding myc box-dependent-interacting protein 1 isoform X9, whose product MMRKVLQKLGKADETKDEQFEQCVQNFNKQLTEGTRLQKDLRTYLASVKAMHEASKKLNECLQEVYEPDWPGRDEANKIAENNDLLWMDYHQKLVDQALLTMDTYLGQFPDIKSRIAKRGRKLVDYDSARHHFESLQTAKKKDEAKIAKAEEELIKAQKVFEEMNVDLQEELPSLWNSRVGFYVNTFQSIAGLEENFHKEMSKLNQSLNDVLVSLEKQHGSNTFTVKAQPRKKTKLFSRLRRKKNSDNAPAKGNKSPSPPPDGSPAATPEIRVNHEPEPAGGAAPGATLPKSPSQLRKGPPVPPPPKHTPSKEVKQEQILSLFEDTFVPEISVTTPSQPTEGPAGSLPSGEPSAAEGTFAVAWPSQTAEPGTAQPAEASEVAGGTQPAAGAQEPGETAASEAASSSLPAVVVETFPATVNGTVEGGSGAGRLDLPPGFMFKVQAQHDYTATDTDELQLKAGDVVLVIPFQNPEEQDEGWLMGVKESDWNQHKELEKCRGVFPENFTERVQ is encoded by the exons GTCCTCCAGAAGCTGGGGAAGGCGGATGAGACAAAGGACGAGCAGTTTGAACAGTGTGTCCAGAACTTCAACAAGCAGCTG ACCGAGGGTACCCGGCTGCAGAAGGATCTCCGGACTTACCTGGCCTCTGTGAAAG CCATGCACGAGGCCTCCAAGAAGCTGAACGAGTGTCTGCAGGAGGTGTACGAGCCCGACTGGCCTGGCAGGGATGAGGCAAACAAGATCGCAGAG AACAACGACCTGCTGTGGATGGATTACCACCAGAAGCTGGTGGACCAGGCGCTGCTGACCATGGACACGTACCTGGGCCAGTTCCCTGACATCAAG TCACGCATCGCCAAGCGGGGGCGCAAGCTGGTGGACTACGACAGTGCCCGGCACCATTTTGAGTCCCTTCAAACGGCTAAAAAGAAGGATGAAGCCAAAATCGCCAAG GCCGAGGAGGAGCTCATCAAAGCCCAGAAGGTGTTTGAGGAGATGAATGTGGATCTGCAGGAGGAGCTGCCTTCCCTGTGGAACAG ccGCGTGGGGTTCTATGTCAACACATTTCAGAGCATTGCTGGTCTGGAGGAAAACTTTCACAAGGAGATGAGTAAG CTCAACCAGAGTCTCAACGATGTGCTGGTCAGCCTGGAGAAGCAGCACGGGAGCAACACCTTCACTGTCAAGGCCCAGCCCAG aaagaaaactaaactgTTCTCCCGGCTGCGTAGAAAGAAGAACAG TGACAACGCCCCTGCAAAAGGAAACAAGAGCCCCTCGCCTCCGCCCGATGGCTCCCCTGCCGCCACCCCCGAGATCAGAGTCAACCACGAGCCAGAGCCTGCTGGGGGGGCTGCCCCTGGGGCTACCCTCCCCAAGTCCCCGTCTCAG CTCCGGAAAGGCCCACCAGTCCCTCCGCCTCCCAAACACACCCCGTCCAAGGAGGTCAAGCAGGAGCAGATCCTCAGCCTGTTTGAGGACACGTTTGTCCCTGAGATCAGCGTGACCACCCCCTCCCAG CCCACAGAGGGTCCAGCTGGCAGCTTGCCTTCCGGGGAGCCCAGTGCTGCTGAGGGCACCTTTGCTGTGGCCTGGCCCAGCCAGACGGCCGAGCCGGGGACTGCCCAA CCAGCAGAGGCCTCAGAGGTGGCGGGTGGGACCCAACCTgcggctggagcccaggagcccgGGGAGACAGCGGCAAGTGAAGCAGCTTCC AGCTCTCTTCCTGCTGTCGTCGTGGAGACCTTCCCAGCAACTGTGAACGGCACTGTGGAGGGTGGCAGCGGGGCTGGGCGCTTGGACCTGCCCCCGGGCTTCATGTTCAAG gtgCAGGCCCAGCACGACTACACGGCCACAGACACGGACGAGCTGCAGCTCAAGGCTGGCGACGTGGTGCTGGTGATCCCCTTCCAGAACCCGGAAGAGCAG GATGAAGGCTGGCTCATGGGTGTGAAGGAGAGCGACTGGAACCAGCACAAGGAGCTGGAGAAGTGCCGCGGTGTCTTCCCTGAGAACTTCACCGAGCGGGTGCAGTGA
- the BIN1 gene encoding myc box-dependent-interacting protein 1 isoform X8, with amino-acid sequence MAEMGSKGVTAGKIASNVQKKLTRAQEKVLQKLGKADETKDEQFEQCVQNFNKQLTEGTRLQKDLRTYLASVKAMHEASKKLNECLQEVYEPDWPGRDEANKIAENNDLLWMDYHQKLVDQALLTMDTYLGQFPDIKSRIAKRGRKLVDYDSARHHFESLQTAKKKDEAKIAKPVSLLEKAAPQWCQGKLQAHLVAQTNLLRNQAEEELIKAQKVFEEMNVDLQEELPSLWNSRVGFYVNTFQSIAGLEENFHKEMSKLNQSLNDVLVSLEKQHGSNTFTVKAQPSDNAPAKGNKSPSPPPDGSPAATPEIRVNHEPEPAGGAAPGATLPKSPSQLRKGPPVPPPPKHTPSKEVKQEQILSLFEDTFVPEISVTTPSQPAEASEVAGGTQPAAGAQEPGETAASEAASSSLPAVVVETFPATVNGTVEGGSGAGRLDLPPGFMFKVQAQHDYTATDTDELQLKAGDVVLVIPFQNPEEQDEGWLMGVKESDWNQHKELEKCRGVFPENFTERVQ; translated from the exons GTCCTCCAGAAGCTGGGGAAGGCGGATGAGACAAAGGACGAGCAGTTTGAACAGTGTGTCCAGAACTTCAACAAGCAGCTG ACCGAGGGTACCCGGCTGCAGAAGGATCTCCGGACTTACCTGGCCTCTGTGAAAG CCATGCACGAGGCCTCCAAGAAGCTGAACGAGTGTCTGCAGGAGGTGTACGAGCCCGACTGGCCTGGCAGGGATGAGGCAAACAAGATCGCAGAG AACAACGACCTGCTGTGGATGGATTACCACCAGAAGCTGGTGGACCAGGCGCTGCTGACCATGGACACGTACCTGGGCCAGTTCCCTGACATCAAG TCACGCATCGCCAAGCGGGGGCGCAAGCTGGTGGACTACGACAGTGCCCGGCACCATTTTGAGTCCCTTCAAACGGCTAAAAAGAAGGATGAAGCCAAAATCGCCAAG CCTGTCTCGCTGCTTGAGAAAGCCGCCCCCCAGTGGTGCCAAGGCAAACTGCAGGCTCATCTCGTAGCTCAAACTAACCTGCTCCGAAATCAG GCCGAGGAGGAGCTCATCAAAGCCCAGAAGGTGTTTGAGGAGATGAATGTGGATCTGCAGGAGGAGCTGCCTTCCCTGTGGAACAG ccGCGTGGGGTTCTATGTCAACACATTTCAGAGCATTGCTGGTCTGGAGGAAAACTTTCACAAGGAGATGAGTAAG CTCAACCAGAGTCTCAACGATGTGCTGGTCAGCCTGGAGAAGCAGCACGGGAGCAACACCTTCACTGTCAAGGCCCAGCCCAG TGACAACGCCCCTGCAAAAGGAAACAAGAGCCCCTCGCCTCCGCCCGATGGCTCCCCTGCCGCCACCCCCGAGATCAGAGTCAACCACGAGCCAGAGCCTGCTGGGGGGGCTGCCCCTGGGGCTACCCTCCCCAAGTCCCCGTCTCAG CTCCGGAAAGGCCCACCAGTCCCTCCGCCTCCCAAACACACCCCGTCCAAGGAGGTCAAGCAGGAGCAGATCCTCAGCCTGTTTGAGGACACGTTTGTCCCTGAGATCAGCGTGACCACCCCCTCCCAG CCAGCAGAGGCCTCAGAGGTGGCGGGTGGGACCCAACCTgcggctggagcccaggagcccgGGGAGACAGCGGCAAGTGAAGCAGCTTCC AGCTCTCTTCCTGCTGTCGTCGTGGAGACCTTCCCAGCAACTGTGAACGGCACTGTGGAGGGTGGCAGCGGGGCTGGGCGCTTGGACCTGCCCCCGGGCTTCATGTTCAAG gtgCAGGCCCAGCACGACTACACGGCCACAGACACGGACGAGCTGCAGCTCAAGGCTGGCGACGTGGTGCTGGTGATCCCCTTCCAGAACCCGGAAGAGCAG GATGAAGGCTGGCTCATGGGTGTGAAGGAGAGCGACTGGAACCAGCACAAGGAGCTGGAGAAGTGCCGCGGTGTCTTCCCTGAGAACTTCACCGAGCGGGTGCAGTGA